TTCGACCCGCTGATCGACGCCCTGCCCAACCTCGGCATCCTCGCCGTCGCCGTGCTCGGCGCCTGGCGCATCGGCGACGGCCACCTCACCACCGGCCAGCTGGTCGAGGTCGCCTACCTGTTCACGCTGATGTCCCTGCCGATCCGCTCCTTCGGCTGGGTGCTCGGCGACCTCTCCCGCACCGTGGTCGGCGGCGGCCGGGTCCAGCAGATCCTCGACGTCGGCGAGGAGCGCACCTACGGCCCCGATCCGCTGCCCGCGGGACCCGGGGTGCTCACCCTGGACGAGGTCACCTTCGTCTATCTCGACGACCCCGCCCAGGTGATCCTCGGCCGCGATGCCCGCAGCACGGACCTGCAGGTCCGGGAGGGGCACGCCCTGCACGGCGTCAGCCTGCGGGCCGACCCGCGCGCCGGCACCCGGGTGCTCGCCGTCGTCGGGGCCACCGGCTCCGGCAAGTCCACCCTCGCCCTGGTCGCCGCGGGCCTGGTCCATCCCAGCTCCGGCGCGGTGCGCCTGGACGGCGCGGACCTGCGCTCCCTCACGGCCGACGCCCTCACCGCCGACGTCGCCCTGGTCCTGCAGCAGGCCTTCGTGTTCGACGAGACGGTGCGCTGGAACGTCACCCTCGGCGACGACCTCGACGAGGCCACCGTCCGCTGGGCGCTGCGCGTGGCCCAGGCCGAGGAGTTCGTCGACGCCCTGCCGGACGGCCTGGACACCGAGCTGGGGGAGCGGGGCGGCTCGCTCTCCGGCGGCCAGCGCCAGCGCATCGCGCTCGCCCGGGCGCTCGCCCGGCGGCCGCGGCTGCTGATCCTCGACGACGCCACCAGCGCCTGCGACCCCAGCGTGGAGCTGGCGATCCTCGACGGGATCCGCCGCGAGATGACCGCCTCCACCCTGCTGCTGATCGCCTACCGCAAGTCCACCATCTCGCTCGCCGACCAGGTCGTCTTCCTCGACCATGGCCGCGTCGAGGCCGCCGGCACCCACGAGGAGCTGCGCGGGCGCAGCGAGGGCTACCGCGCACTGGTCGATGCCTACGACGAGGCCGCGATCAGCCACAACCTGCTGGAGTCCTCCGGGCCGCAGCCCAGCGACGGCCCCGACCCCTCGGTCGCCGTGCCCGCCGCGCGGGCCCGCACCGTGGCGGACGCCGTCGAGCACCACGGCACCCATCGCCACCGCCACGAGGAATCAAGGATCGACGGCGAGGATGAGTGCGAGATGCCCACCCGGACCGGTGCCCTGCCCGCCGTCGAGACCGAGGAGGAGGACCGATGACCGCCGCTCCCGCCGCGCGCACGACGGAATCCTCCGCCCTCGGCGCCGAGGCCACCACCGAGGAATCCGCGCTGCACACCGTGCGCCGCGGCCTCGCGCTCACCCCGAACGCCCTGCAGGGCCTGTGGATCACAGTCCTGCTCGCCGTCATCGCCACCGCCGGCAAGGTGGTGGTGCCGATCGCGGTCCAGGCCATCCTCGACCGCGGCATCATCCAGCCCGAGACCCCCGATATCGCCTTCGTCGCCGGCGCCGCGGGGATCGCCGCGGCCGTGCTGCTGAGCACCGCGGTGGCCAACATCGTCATGAACCGGCGCCTGTTCCGCCTGGCCGAGACCTCCCTGGCCACCCTGCGCAAGCGCGCCTTCCGCCACATCCATGACCTGTCCCTGCTCACCCAGGGCACCGAGCAGCGGGGCGCCCTCGTCTCCCGCGTGACCAGCGATGTCGACACCGTCAGCCAGTTCATGAGCTTCGGCGGCATCATGCTGGTGGTGATGAGCATGCAGCTCGTCCTCGCCACCGCCGTGATGCTCTTCTACTCCTGGCCGCTGGCGATCGTGGTGTGGCTCTGCTACATCCCGATCCTGCTGGTCATGGGGACGCTGCAGCGTCGGATCCGGGCCCGGTTCCAGCTGGTGCGCACCGAGGTGGGCCGCATGCTCGGCGCCGTCTCCGAAGCCCTCGTCGGCTCCGCGACCGTGCGCGCCTACGGCATCGAGGCCCGCACCCGGGGCACCCAGACCTCCCGCGTCCGCGACGTGCGCGACGCCCAGTTCTCCGTGCTGAAGCCGCAGTCCGCCTCCTTCTTCCTCTCGGAGACGGCCGACGGGCTCGCCACCGCGGTCGTGGTCGTGGTCGGCATCGTGCTGGGCACCGGGGCGCTGGGCATCGACCTGCCCGGCAGCGACCTCACCGCCGGCGGCGTGATCGCCTTCGTCTTCCTCGTCTCCCTGTTCAGCCAGCCGGTGCGGATGGGCATCGAGATGCTGATGCAGGCCCAGAACGCGGTGGCCGGCTGGCGGCGCGTGCTCGGCGTGCTCGACACCCCGGCCGACGTCGCCGACCCCGCCGGCGCCATGGACCCCCACACCGGTCGACGGGACGCGCCGGTCCCCGGCGCGACGGCCCTGCCCGAGGGCCTGCTGGACATCGAGATCCGTGAGCTGCGCTATTCCTACCCGACCGGCCCCGAGGTGCTGCACGGCCTCAGCGTGGACCTGCCCGCCCGCTCCCGCATCGCGATCGTGGGCGAGACCGGCAGCGGCAAGACCACCTTCGCCAAGCTGCTGACCCGCATGATGGACCCCGCCTCCGGCCAGGTCCTCATCGGCGGCATCCCACTGCACCTGATCCCCTACGACTCCCTGCGCTCGCGGGTGATCATGGTGCCGCAGGAGGGCTTCCTCTTCGACACCACCGTGGGCGGGAACCTGGACTACGGCAGGCCCGGCGCGAGCGAGGCGGAGATGCGACAGGCCCTCGACGAGCTGGGCCTGGGCACCTGGGTCCAGGAGCTGCCCGAGGGCCTGGACACGCCCGTCGGCCAGCGCGGCGAGTCCCTCAGCGCCGGGGAGCGGCAGCTGGTGGCGCTGGCCCGGGCCTACCTCGCCGATCCGGACATCATCGTGCTCGACGAGGCCACCAGCGCGGTGGACCCCGCCGCGGACGTGCGCCTGCAGCAGGCCATCGACGGCCTCGCCCGCGGGCGCACCACGATCACCATCGCCCACCGGCTCTCCACCGCCGAGCGGGCCGACCGGATCATGGTGCTGGACGGCGGCGACCTGGTCGAGCACGGCACCCATGACGAGCTGGTCGACCTCGCCGGCGGCATCTACGCCGGGCTGCACCGCTCCTGGGTCGCCCACCGCAGCCAGCGGTGAGGGGCCGGGGCCCTAGGGGGTCAGCGCGCGCCGCAGCCCGCCCGCGGCGCCGACGGCGGCGAGACCGAGGGTGAGCCACAGCGACCAGGTCGCCGCACTCTCCCAGGCCTCCGCGCGCTCCTGCAGCGGCCCCAGCACGGCGCCCCGGGTGTCGATGATGGTGCGGGAGATCGCGCCCTCGCGCGCGGCGTCCTCGGGCGTCGCCAGAGCGAGCAGCAGCGAAACGAAGGTCTCGACCTCCGCCTCGGCGTGCGGGGCGAGCTCCGCGAGCGCCTGCTGACGCTCCCGCAGCTGCGGTTCCAGGCGCGTCGGGTCCTCGCCGTCGAAAGGGGCGCGGCCATGGGTCGCCCGCGTCATCTGCGCCGCCATCGCGGACTCCAGCGCCGCCCACTCCCGCTGCGCCGTGATCCGCGTCCCGGCGGTGTCATCGGCGCGGGCTTCGGCCAGGACCGCGAACCCGCCCCCGGCCAGCAGGATGACCAGCATGGCGACCAGCCACGGGGTCGGGGATCTCCGGTCCATGCGGGCCTCCGAGGGTGAGGGGTGAGGGCTGAGAGTCTAGGCCGACGGCGGCGCCTGCTCCGGTACGCTCCTGCCCGTGCCGGAACCCCAGACGCCGCAGGACCCGCCGATCCCCCCGCTCTCTGCGCGGGACGAGCCGCGGTTCCGGGACCTCGCGCGCAAGCAGGCGCTGGCGGGCGCCTTCCAGGAGCAGGGCGAGCACTACGACCGGCTGCGTCCCGGCTACCCGGACGCCGTGCTCGAGGCGATCCTCGCCCGGGTTCCGGTCCGCGAGGCCGACGGGATGGCGTGCGGGCCGCGGGCGGTCGACCTCGGCGCGGGCACCGGCAAGCTCTCCTGGGCGCTGGTGGACCGGGGCCTCGAGGTCACCGCCGTCGACCCCAGCGTCGCCATGCTCGAGACCGCGCGCCGGCGCGACCCGTCGACCGCGACGAACGCCGCCCTCCCGTCTGCCGCCGCCCGCGCGCCCGGTCCGTCGGCCGGGACCCTCACCACCCGCGTCGCGACCGCCGAGGCGACCGGGCTGCCCACCGGATCCGCCGAGCTGGTCACGGTCGCCCAGGCCTGGCACTGGTTCGACGCGCGCGCCGCATCGGCCGAGGTCGCGCGCCTGCTGACGGCGGGCGGGGTGCTGGCGCTGGTGTGGAACAGGCTGGACGTGACCATCCCGTGGGTGCACCGCCTCTCGCGGATCATGCACGCCGGGGACGTGCACCGCGAGGACTTCCGGCCCACCGTCGGCCCCGAGCTGGAGCTGCGGGGGCGGGGCGTGCAGCAGTGGGAGGACCCGATGCCCACCCAGGACGTCATCGACCTCGCCCGCACCCGCAGCTACGTCATCACCGCCCCTGCGGAGCGGCGCGCGAGGGTGTTCGCGAACCTCGACTGGTACCTGCACGAGCACCTGGGTCATGCACCGGGCAGCACCATCGCCGTCCCGTATCGCACCGATTGGTTCATGTACCGGGCGGTGCGCGGCTGACCGCCGCCGGCTGCGCCCCGACCGGTCCCGCCGGGCACGCGATGGGGAGTCCTCCCCATCGCGGTGCGCCGCGCCGCGCACTACGCTCGGGAACGATCAGGGCGACCGCGGGTGCGGGCACGGGCGGACAGGGGCAGGGATGAGCGACTTCTTCGGGGCGGACACGGCAGCGCTGCGCGATCATGCCGAGCGCGTGCGTGCCGGTTCGGGGCGCCTCGCGGACCTCCGCTCGCAGCTCGCCGCGCAGGTCTCCTCCGTCGAGTGGGCGGGACCCGACGCCGACGCCTTCCGGGACGACTTCACCGGCCGCATCGCCGGGTTGTTCACCCGTGCCACGGCCGAGCTCGAGGCGCGCAGCGGCGATCTGGTGCAGCAGGCCGAGGAGCAGGACGAGGCCAGCGGCAGCGGCGGCTCCGTCGGCGGGAGCGGGAGCGCCGGCGGCGGTGGGGACCGCTCCTTCGGGGACGCCCTCTCCGACTTCCTGGCCAACCCCCTCACCGGCGCGCTCGGCGCCGGGGGCGCCGTGGTCTCGGCCGGCGGGGCCCTGTGGAAGGGCTTCAAGCAGTGGCGCAACCTGCGCAACCTCAGCACGGCCATCGACACCGCCGGCGATGCCGCACGCTCGGCGCAGGCCTTCATCCGCGGCGGGATGATCGACGACGCCGCCGGATTCCTGGGCAAGCTCGGCACCGCCGGACGCTTCCTCGGCGCGGCCGGCGGCGTGCTGGCCATCGGCACCGGCATCCACGACATGATCGACCCGCCGCACGACGGCTGGCGCGGCGTCGGTGACCGCGTCGCGGGCGGGCTCAGCGTGATCGGCGGTGCCGGCGGCCTCGCCGTCGCGCTCGGCGCCGGAGCCATGCTCGGGCCCGTCGGCCTCGGGGTGGTCGCCGCCGCCGGCATCGGCGCCGGACTGTGGGCCGCCGGCAACGCGATCTACGACAACTGGGACTCCATCACCGGATTCTTCGGGGACGTCGGCGGGGCGGTCGGCGACTTCGTCGGCGACGCCGGGGACGTGGTCGGGGAGGCGGCCGACGCCGTGGGCGATGCGATCGGTGACGCCGCCGGGGCGGTCGGCGACTTCGTCGGCGGGATCTTCTGACCGGGACCGGAGCGGGCCTGCCGACCCCACCCCGTAGGCTTCCCCCATGACTTCCGCACCGCAGCAGGGCTCGAGCGCGCCGAGCTTCTCCGCCGAGGACCTCCGGATCGCGACCGACCTGCTCACCCGGCCGTTGACCGAACCGGTCCAGGAGATCGTCACCCTCACCGAGGAGGAGCTCACCGCGCTGGACGGGCTGCAGCACGAGGCGCTGACCCCGACGCCATGGCTCGACGAGACCGCGCCGGACCAGGCGGATCGCGCCCTCGCCACCAGCGCCGCGATGCGCTCGATGATGGCGCGCGGCATCATCGCCTCCACCGCCGTGCTGGATCCGCGGCGCTACGAGGAAGGCAGCCAGGACAGCGCCCGCATGGTCGCCGTCCCCGAGCTGCAGGGCGTGGCCGTGCTGCGCCGCACCTCCGACGCGGTGCTGATCGCCGAGCGCCGCACCGAGCGCGGGATCGCCTACGGCTACTTCTACGTCTTCCACCTCGAGGACTCGGTGCGGGTGCTGTGGGAGGCGTTCGACGCCACCGGCTTCCACCTCTTCTTCCTGCTCGACGGGGACGTGCTGGCCCAGCAGCTGATCGCCTTCCTCGATCCGATCGACGCCATCGGCGAGGCCGACGGCCAGGTCGAGGAGGTTCCCGCCGCCCGGTTCGGCGAGAGCGCGACCGCCGCCCGGCTCGCCTCCGCCCGCGCCGTCACCAGCGTCCTCGTGCTCGATCGGGCGCTGGATGCGCCGACGGGCTTCACGCTGCTGACCACGCCCGAGGCGGTCGAGCTGATGGAGACCGACGGGGAGGGGAGCGAGGCCGTCCAGCACGTCGGCGCCGTCTCGCGCCGCACCCTGACCGAGCTCCTCGACGAGCTCGTCGCCGCCACCGCCCCGGAGAGCGGCGGGGAGCCCGGGCGATGAGCGCGCGCTCCGCCGCGCGACGGCACCAGGACGAGCTCGGTGCCGTGCTCGCCGTCCACCACGACCGTCCCGGGCCGGTGGTGATCGGGGCCGTCGTGCTGGTCTGGGCGATCTTCTCCGCCCTCACCCTGATCGCGCCGGGGGAGACGCCGGTGCTCGCGCTGGCCCCCAGCGTCCTCTTCGCGGTGCTGGGCATCGTGCTGCTGGTGGCCATCAGCGGTGAGCGCCTGGTGGTGTGCGAGCGAGGGCTGCTGGTCGGGTCGGTCGCCCTGTGGATGCGCCCCTCCGTGGTGCGCTACGACCAGATCGTCCCCGGCAGCATCGCCCCGGTCACCGGCGCGCAGCGCTACAGCCGGGAGACGGGCACCGGCGGCATGCCGCAGTCCACGGTGCGCCGATCGCTGTGGACGCGGCGCGGCGTGCACTTCGTGGGGCCGTCGGCGTCCGAGGCCCGGCGGAAGAAGTCCGTTCTGGCCGCCCTGCAGGATCCGCCCCCGCGCTCGATCGACGGCCGCTGGGTCTGGTTCGCGGGGGTCGGCTCGACCGCGCCGCAGCAGGTCACCGCGCAGATCGCTGGTGCTGCCGAGGCGGCCGGCGCCGCGGACCTGGCCCGTGCGACCGCCGCCGCCGAGGTCCGCGAGCTCAGCGGCGATCCCGCCGACGCCTCCCGCCACCTGCCCGGCCTGCCCTGACTCCGCGGAGCCGGGTCTCCCTCACGCCGCGTGAACGCGGGCCAGGGGAGGGTGTCGTCGAGCGGGGCAGGACGTCAGGAGCCGCCGCCGTCGGACGGTGCCGCGCCCTCGGGCGGGGCGATGGTCATATCGGTGACGCGCCAGCGCTCGCCGTCCCAGGCGACGGTGGCGATCAGCTGGCCGGTCACCGAGCTCAGCCGGGTGGCCTGCAGAGACGGATCATCCACCAGGATCGACTCCTCCTGGGTGAACTGGGCGACCACGGTGCCGGTCGCCGGCGGCTCGCCGGTGCCGGTGAAGGTCGTGGAGTGCACCTCGAAGGCGCCGCCGATCAGGTAGCCGCCCTGCTCGGCGAGCACCTGGGCGTTGTCCAAAAAGCGCATGCAGACCCGGCAGTTCGGGTCCACGGAGTCCTCCCACACGGAGGTGTCGCCGCTGCTCATCATATAGTCGTAGGACTCCAGCAGGTACGTCAGCGTGGCCTGCGCGCCCTCGGCGCTCTGCTCGGTGAGGCCGGCGGGCTCCTGGGGCCGGGGCAGCTCGGGGCGGGGCGGCTGCTCGGCCGGGTCCGCCGTCGGCCGGTCCTCCGGGTTCTCGGAGGCCGAGTCCTGCCCGGCCCGGTCCTCGCCGTCGGGACCCAGCAGCCCGCCGAGCCCGATCACTCCGAGGGGGACCACCAGCAGGAGCGCGAGCACGATGATGACGACGCGTTGGACGGGACGATTCACCCGGCCCACGGTAGACGACGAGCCCTGAGGAGCCCCGGCGGACGTGGTCACCGCCACGCGCTGCCGCCACGCACTGCCGCCGGGTTCTGCCGTGCGCGGATCATACCGACGTCGGATGCCGGACCGGGGCCGGAGAGCCTATGCTTCCCGGGTCGCACGACCGAGCCCCGGTCGGCGGCCTCTCGGAAGGAAGCTCGTGACCCTGCTGCGCCTGGTGCTCGAGGCCCTCAAGCCGTACCGGATCTGGGTGCTCCTGGTGGTGCTCTTCCAGATCGTCGGCGTGCTGGCCGC
The window above is part of the Brachybacterium vulturis genome. Proteins encoded here:
- a CDS encoding class I SAM-dependent methyltransferase, translating into MPEPQTPQDPPIPPLSARDEPRFRDLARKQALAGAFQEQGEHYDRLRPGYPDAVLEAILARVPVREADGMACGPRAVDLGAGTGKLSWALVDRGLEVTAVDPSVAMLETARRRDPSTATNAALPSAAARAPGPSAGTLTTRVATAEATGLPTGSAELVTVAQAWHWFDARAASAEVARLLTAGGVLALVWNRLDVTIPWVHRLSRIMHAGDVHREDFRPTVGPELELRGRGVQQWEDPMPTQDVIDLARTRSYVITAPAERRARVFANLDWYLHEHLGHAPGSTIAVPYRTDWFMYRAVRG
- a CDS encoding ABC transporter ATP-binding protein is translated as MTGTDTASRPRTAAASAAAPAPALTARQHPAVLVPGLKRLLKGSWEQRRWFVLAVLGATAFALLQIATSAVIGRVTEQVIVPSFQRGEATPALLLGGGLAILGIAVARAVTVMARRVFAAATQFELFGLYRERIAAIYAKVPLLWHRRQATGTLLSSVYADVEATFFAMAPFPFALSTIVMLVYATVVVARIDPVILLVMLALIMLLIILNVLLQRFATPIAMRSQQLRAEVAEIAHESFDGANVVKSLGREDVEEERFDRAADDLREAGIRFGYVRGWFDPLIDALPNLGILAVAVLGAWRIGDGHLTTGQLVEVAYLFTLMSLPIRSFGWVLGDLSRTVVGGGRVQQILDVGEERTYGPDPLPAGPGVLTLDEVTFVYLDDPAQVILGRDARSTDLQVREGHALHGVSLRADPRAGTRVLAVVGATGSGKSTLALVAAGLVHPSSGAVRLDGADLRSLTADALTADVALVLQQAFVFDETVRWNVTLGDDLDEATVRWALRVAQAEEFVDALPDGLDTELGERGGSLSGGQRQRIALARALARRPRLLILDDATSACDPSVELAILDGIRREMTASTLLLIAYRKSTISLADQVVFLDHGRVEAAGTHEELRGRSEGYRALVDAYDEAAISHNLLESSGPQPSDGPDPSVAVPAARARTVADAVEHHGTHRHRHEESRIDGEDECEMPTRTGALPAVETEEEDR
- a CDS encoding DUF6318 family protein; this encodes MNRPVQRVVIIVLALLLVVPLGVIGLGGLLGPDGEDRAGQDSASENPEDRPTADPAEQPPRPELPRPQEPAGLTEQSAEGAQATLTYLLESYDYMMSSGDTSVWEDSVDPNCRVCMRFLDNAQVLAEQGGYLIGGAFEVHSTTFTGTGEPPATGTVVAQFTQEESILVDDPSLQATRLSSVTGQLIATVAWDGERWRVTDMTIAPPEGAAPSDGGGS
- a CDS encoding ABC transporter ATP-binding protein translates to MTAAPAARTTESSALGAEATTEESALHTVRRGLALTPNALQGLWITVLLAVIATAGKVVVPIAVQAILDRGIIQPETPDIAFVAGAAGIAAAVLLSTAVANIVMNRRLFRLAETSLATLRKRAFRHIHDLSLLTQGTEQRGALVSRVTSDVDTVSQFMSFGGIMLVVMSMQLVLATAVMLFYSWPLAIVVWLCYIPILLVMGTLQRRIRARFQLVRTEVGRMLGAVSEALVGSATVRAYGIEARTRGTQTSRVRDVRDAQFSVLKPQSASFFLSETADGLATAVVVVVGIVLGTGALGIDLPGSDLTAGGVIAFVFLVSLFSQPVRMGIEMLMQAQNAVAGWRRVLGVLDTPADVADPAGAMDPHTGRRDAPVPGATALPEGLLDIEIRELRYSYPTGPEVLHGLSVDLPARSRIAIVGETGSGKTTFAKLLTRMMDPASGQVLIGGIPLHLIPYDSLRSRVIMVPQEGFLFDTTVGGNLDYGRPGASEAEMRQALDELGLGTWVQELPEGLDTPVGQRGESLSAGERQLVALARAYLADPDIIVLDEATSAVDPAADVRLQQAIDGLARGRTTITIAHRLSTAERADRIMVLDGGDLVEHGTHDELVDLAGGIYAGLHRSWVAHRSQR